The Herbiconiux sp. A18JL235 region GTGGTGCGCTACCGCATCGCCGATGCCACCGGCGACCCGGAGCGGCAGGCCGACGGGCGCATCCGCATCACCGTGCAGGGGCGGCCCGACGCGCCGGCCACGCCGACGGTGACGAGCATCCAGGACCGCACCGTCGTGCTGTCGTGGAACCCGCCGATCAACAACGGCGCCGAGATCACCGGCTACACCGTCGCGAGCAACCAGGGCTACACGAAGCAGTGCGCGTCCACGACGTGCACCCTCGACGGCCTGACGAACGACGTGGAGTACACCTTCACCGTCACCGCGACGAACTCCGTCGGCACCTCCGACCCGTCGCCGCAATCGGCCGTGGCCCGGCCCGACGCCCGCCCCGACCAGCCGCAGGCCCCCACGCTGGTCTTCGGCGACGAGAGCCTCCAGGTGAGCTGGGTCACCCCGCCCACCCCCGGCTCGGCCGTGCAGTCGTTCAACCTCGAGATCTCGCCCGCCCCGGCGCGCGGCGCCGCGACCCGCTACGGCGTCACCGGAAACACGCTCACCTGGGAGGGGCTCGAGAACGGCACCGCGTACCAGGTGCGGGTGCAGGCCGTGAACCGGGCACCCGAGCCGAGCGAGTTCAGCTCGTTCTCGGCCGAGGAGATCCCGGCCAGGGCTCCGGATGCTCCTGCCGCACCCTCGACCACCCGCCTCGACCCGGTCGGCAGCCGAGCGCAGATGCAGGTGAGCTGGGAACCGCCGAAGGCCAACGGCGACGCGATCAAGTCGTACACGCTGAGCGTGCTGCGCGGCGGCAGCGTCGTGCAGACCATCCCGGCCGGCACCTCGACGCAGCAGACCGTTCCGCTCGACGTGTCGACCACCGACTACACCTTCCAGGTGACCGCCACGAACAAGGCGGGTACGAGCGACCCCTCGGCGCAGTCCGCTCCGCGCCGCGCCTTCACGCCTCCCGGTCAGGTCGGCCAGCCCACCATCACGGCGGAGGGTGACGGCAGCGTCACGTTCAGCCAGCCCGCCGACGCGGCCGGCAACGGCGCCTCGGCAAGCGAGCTGGTGTACCAGTACAGCCTGAACGGCGGCGGCTGGACGAACATCCCGGGCAACGCCTCGAGCTACACGGTCGGCGGGCTCTCGAACGGCACCTCCTACACCGTGCAGGTGCGGGCCGTGACGCCCCTCGACGGTCAGAGCTACGAGGGCCCGCCGAGTGCGACGTCGAACGCGGGGGTCCCGTTCGGGCCGCTGCAGGCGCCGAGCGTCTCGGCGACCGGCAACGCGAAGTCGGTGACCCTCTCCTGGAACGCACCTCCCGGCAACGGGCGCGCGGTCACGGGCGTCGAGGTCTACATCGACGGCAACCTCTACTCCCGCGACGGCAGCGGGTCGGCGACCGTGGGCGACGCCTACAGCGAGGCCCACAGCATCCGGGTGGTGGCCACCGACGCCGCGGGGCAGACCTCCGAGAACTCGGCATCGGCGCAGAGCGGCGACGCGCCCCCGAAGCGCGCCTACGTCTCGGCCTGGCAGTCGTGCGACGGCGAGGGTCTCGTGAACGGCCCGCCCTGCGTGCGCATGCAGCTGAGCGTCGAGAACTTCCTCGGCCAGGGCACCGTCACCTGCACGTGGGACGGCACCCCGGTGCGCTCGACCACCATCACCGTCGACGGCGCCGGAAACGGCTCGCGCCAGACCCAGTGGTACACGCAGGACACCGGGAACTACTCGCTCGAGAACCAGGCCTCGCGCATGCAGTGCGACGGCGTGCAGGTGCAGGCAAGACGATGACCTCTCTGCCCGCCGCGCCCTCGGGCACGGCGCCGAATCCGATCAGCTCCCCCACCCCGAAAGGACTCCCCCTCCTATGACGATGACCCCCGAGCAGGCGACCTGGTTCGCCGGCACCTTCGACAAGCTGGTGCAGAACGTCGGCATCGCCGTGCTCGGCAAGGAGCACGTGGTGCGGCTCACGCTCATGGCCATGATCACCGAGGGGCACGTGCTGCTCGAAGACGCTCCCGGCACCGGCAAGACCAGCCTGGCGAAGGCCATCGCCGCGACCGTGCAGGGTTCGCACCAGCGCATCCAGTTCACGCCCGACCTGCTGCCGTCGGATGTCACCGGTGTCACCATCTACGACCAGGAGACGCACAAGTTCGACTTCCACAAGGGGCCGATCTTCGCCTCGATCGTGCTGGCCGACGAGATCAACCGCGCGTCGCCCAAGACCCAGTCGGCGCTGCTCGAGGTGATGGAGGAGTCGCGGGTCTCGGTCGATGGCGTGACCCACGAGGTGGGCCGCCCGTTCCTCGTGATCGCCACGCAGAACCCCATCGAGCAGGCCGGAACCTACCGGCTGCCCGAGGCCCAGCTCGACCGCTTCCTCATCAAGACCTCGATCGGCTACCCCGACCTGGCCTCGGCCGAGCAGATCCTCGCCGGCTCCTCCGACCGCAACCCGTCCGCCCGTCTGGCGCCGGTCATCACCACCTCGGCCGTCGCCGACATGGCCGACCTCGCCGCCACGGTGCACGTCGACCCCGCCATCCTGCGCTACACCGCGCAGCTGGCCGAGGAGACCCGGCTCGCTCCCGAGTCGCGGCTCGGCGTCTCGGTGCGCGGTGCGATGGCACTCATCCGTGCCGCCAAGGTGTGGGCGGCGACGCAGGGGCGCCACTACGTGCTGCCCGACGACATCCGCGAGCTCGCCGGGCCGGTGTGGACGCACCGCTTCGTGCTCGACGCCGAGGCCGAGTTCCAGGGCGCCACCGCCGCCGACGTGCTCACCAGGGTGCTCGCCGACGTCGCGGCACCGCAGTCGAGGCAACCGGCTGCATGAACAGGGTTCGCGAGGCGACCGGCCGGGCATTCGGCTGGCTGAGGGGCACCGGATGGTCGGCGGTGTCGGGGTGCCTCGGCACGGCCTGGCGCCCCGTCTGGCGCGTGGCCGGGCCGGTGCTCTCGACGGTGTCGGGGTTCGGCTGGGGCGTGCTCGTCTGCACCGTCGCCGCCCTCGTCGCGGGGGCGGTGCTGGGCTGGCGTGAGCTGCTCGTGGTGGGCTTCGTGCTGCTCGCCGCCCTGCTCATCGCCGTCGGATTCGCGCTCGGCCGCTCCGCCTACGCCGTCACCCTCGACCTCGCGCTCAACCGCGTGGTGGTGGGTGAGAAGGCTGTGGGCCGCATCGCCGTGACCAATACCTCGCAGCGCTCACTGCTGCCCGCCCGCATCGAACTGCCGGTCGGCTCGTCGTTCGCCTCGTTCCACCTGCCACGACTCGCTCCGGGGGCGGAGCACGACGACCTGTTCGGCATCCCCACTCACCGTCGCGCGGTCATCATCGTCGGCCCGGTGCGCTCCGTGCGAGGAGACCCGCTCGGGCTGCTGCGCCGCGAGATCCGCTGGACCGACCCGCGTGAGCTGTTCGTGCATCCGAAGACCATCTCGCTCGGCGGCTCCTCCTCGGGGTTCCTGCGCGACCTCGAGGGCATCGAGAGCCGGGTGCTGAGCGAGAACGACGTGTCGTTCCACGCCCTGCGCGAGTACGTGCCGGGCGACGACCGCCGCTACATCCACTGGAAGACCTCGGCGCGCACCGGCAAGCTCATGGTGCGCCAGTTCGAGGAGACCAGGCGCTCGCACCTCGCCGTCGCGCTCTCGACCAACCGCAGCGACTACGTCGACGACGACGAGTTCGAGCTCGCGGTGTCGATCTGCGGATCGCTCGGCGTGCAGGCGCTCATCGAGGAGCGCGACCTCACCGTACTCACCCAGAAGGACACACTGCACACCGAGACCGGGCGGCGCCTTCTCGACGACCTCTCGGGAGTTCAGCAGAGCGACCGGCGCGAGTCGATCGTGCAGCTGGCGAAGACCACCGGAACGGCCGTGCCGAACGCCTCGGTGGCCTTCCTGCTGTTCGGCGGGCAGGTCACGCCCTCGCAGCTGCAGGCGGCGAGCGTGCACATCCCGCTCGGGGTGCGCGTGATCGCCGTGGCGGCACGACCCGGCTCGGCGATGTCGCTGCGCCAGATCGGCGACACCACACTGCTCTCGGTGGGAGAACTCACCGACTTCCCCCTCGCTCTCCGGAGGGCCAACAGCTGATGACGAAACCAGAGTCCTCGCGGCGCGCGGCGCGCGCTGCCGGCACCGCTGCCGATGCGCCCGGCGCCCCGGCCGGCAGCGCGGCCGCCCGCGCCGGCACCCCCCTGCTGCCTCCGCGCCCGAACCCGGGCCGGCCCACCTGGGCGATCGCCCTCGACTGCGCCGTCGTGGCGGCGGTGCTGCTCGTCTCGGTGCTGAGCTTCGGGCCCGCCTACGGCGGCGTCGGCTACCTCGTCGCCGGCCTCGGCGGCATCGTGCTCGGCATCGTCATCGGCCTCGCCGGCTGGCGGATGCGCTGGAACCTCGTCATCGTCGCCGCCGTCACCATCGTGGTCTACCTGGTCTTCGGCGGCCCGCTCGCCGCCCCCACCACGACCGTCCTCGGAATCATCCCCACCCTCGACACCTTCCGCACGCTGGTGCTCGGGGTGGTGTTCTCGTGGAAGGACGTGCTCACCCTGGTGACACCGCTCGGCGGCTTCGAGTCGGTGCTCATCGTGCCCTTCCTGACCTCGCTCCTTGCCGCCGTGCTCGCCACGAGCTTCGCCCTCCGGCTGAAGCGCTCGGCGTGGGCGCTCCTGCCGATGGTCGCGCTGTTCATCACCGCCATCGCGTTCGGCACCCGGGAGGGCGCCTTCCCTGTCGCCCAGGGTCTCGCCTTCGTGGGCATCGCGCTCGCCTGGGCCGCGTGGCGCCGGCAGGAGGCGCGCGCCGAGGCTTCGTCGGCCACCACCCTTGCAGGCTCCGCGTCGGTCGCCGACCCGCAGACCGCCGCGAAGCTGCGCCGCACCCGCCTCGCCACCGCCGCGGGTCTCGTCGTCGCCGCCCTCGGCCTCGGCTTCGCCACCGGCGGCCTCCTCGTCCCGGCGGCCGCCCGCGAGGTGCTGCGCGACCAGATCGAACCCCCGCTCGACCTTCACGACTACGCGAGCCCGCTGGTGGGCTTCCGCAGCTACGTGCGCGACAAGGTCGACGACTCCCTGTTCACCGTGAAGGGCCTTCCCGACGGGGCGCGCATCCGTCTCGCCACCCTCGACACCTACGACGGCACCGTCTACAACGTGGCGGGCGACGGCTCCACCGGTTCCGGCTCGTTCGTGCGGGTGAGCCCCGACATCGCCAACGACGTCGAGGGCGACCCGGCGACCCTCGAGGTCGGCATCACGGGGCTCACCGGCGTGTGGCTTCCCGACACCGGGTACCTCGACGGGCTCACCTTCGACGGCGAGCGCGCCACCCAGCTCGAGGGCGCCCTGCACTACAACCGGGCGACCGGCGTCGCGCTCGACACCGCGGGCATCGGCGAGGGCGACTCGTACACCATCGACACGGTGCTGCCGCCGAGCTTCAACGACGAGCAGCTGTCGAGCCGGAAGGTCTCCGACATCGGCATGCCCAAGGCGAGCGGGGTGCCCGACGTGGTGAGCTCGCTCGCCTCGGAGTACGCCGGTGACGCCGAGACGCCCATCCAGCAGGTGCGCAACATCGCCAACGGGCTCAGCCAGGACGGCTTCTTCAGCCACGGTCTCGAGGGCGAGGCCGTCTCGCGCGCCGGTCACGGCGCCGAACGCATCGCGAGCCTCCTCGACGCCGAGCAGATGGTCGGCGACGACGAGCAGTACGCCGTGGCGATGGCCCTCATGGTGCGCTCGCTCGGCATGCCGGCCCGCGTGGTGATGGGCTTCTACCCCGACCAGTACGAGGGCGCCGACGCCGTGCAGGACTTCACGGGCGACGAGCTCCACGCCTGGGTCGAGGTGCCCTTCGACGGTGCGGGCTGGATCACCTTCGACCCCACGCCGCCCGAAGACCAGATCCCGCTCGAGGAGGCCCCGAAGCCCAAGAGCGACCCCAAGGCCCAGGTGCTGCAGCCGCCGCCCCCGCCGCAGGAGCCGGCCGAGTTGCCGCCGGACATCCGCACCGAGGACACCGCCCAGGAGGAGGTGCAGGAGGAGGGCTTCGACTTCCTCCCGGTGCTCCTCGTCGGCGGTGGAGTGCTGGGGCTGCTGATCATCGTGTTCGGGCCGCTGCTCGTGATCGTGCTGGTCAAGCTCGCCAGGCGCCGTCGACGTCGGCAGGCGCCGCGGCCGGCCGATCGGGTGAGCGGGGGCTGGGACGAGATCGTCGACCGCGCGGGCGACCTGGGCACACGGGTTCCGGCCGGGGCGACCCGCCGCGACAACGCGCTGGTGCTGGCGGGTGCGTACCCGTCGGTGCCCGTGGTGGAGGTCGCACGGCGCGCCGACGGCAGCGTCTTCGGGCCAGGCGACCCGACTCCCGACGAGATCGAGCAGTATTGGACGGAGGTCGACCTCGTCGTGCGGAACATGGCGAAGTCGGCGTCGTGGTGGAAGCGGTTCGCGGCCCGGTGGTCGCTGGGGTCGTTCTTCCACCGCGGCAGGCGGGGCTCGAGCGAACGGCGCGGCGCGAAGACGGCGCGCGACGCGGGCACCGCCGGCTCGAGCGACTCGACGACGAGAGGTGACCGGTAGCGATGACCGACGCATCCTTCCCCTGTGCCCAGTGCGGGTCTGCGGTTCCCCGCAGCGCGCAGTTCTGCCTGGTGTGCGGCACCCCGGTGTCGTCGCGCAGCCAGACCTCGGCGCTCGGGGCGCAGTCGCTCGCCGGGGCGCCCGCCACGGTGGGCGCCGACGGGCGACCCATCGACGGGTGGCAGCCGACGCCCGCGGCACCGCCCATCCGCCGCGGCGACCTGTTCCCGGCGAACTACGGCCGCCGGGTCGTGGCATTCCTCCTCGACGGCGCGGTCGGGCTCGCGTTCTGGCTGCTGGTCACCATGCCGCTCATCGCCCTCGGGGTGATCGAGGTGCAGACCGACGAGACCCGCATCGGGGTGAGCGGGCTGAGCGCCGTGCTGCTGATCGTTCCCGCGCTGGTCTACCCGCTGGCGAAGCTGCTGATGCAGTCGTTCCTCGGCTTCTCCGTGGGCAAGCTCGCGCTCGGCCTCCGCATCGTGAACGTGGGCAGCCTCGGTCGGCCCGGTCTCGGCTGGATGCTGCTGCGCGACGTGTTCGTCGCCGCCGCCTCGCTGGTGTTCTTCATCGGCCAGTACGTCGTGTACCTCTCGCCGCTCTGGGACTCCGAGAAGATCGGGCGCGGCTGGCACGACCGGCTCGCCCGCACCTGGGTGATCGACGTGAAGGCGGGGCCGAACCCGCTCAAGGCGGCTCCCGGGCAGCTCGTGCTCGACGCCTCCCCGCGCGCTGCCGAGCTGCAGCCCGAGCCGGCCGGGTTCGGGGGCGGGCGGGCGTTCACGCCGGGGAACGCGTCGTCGCAGGCTGCTCAGGATGCGGGGTACGGCCGGGGTGGGCAGGATGCGGCTCCGGCGCCGGGCACGCCGGTCGCGGAGCCGTCGGGGGTGCCGGTCGCGCCGCCGCCGCCCGCTCCGCCCGCCCCTGGACCCGTACCGCAGTACGCGGCGCCGGGCTACACGCCGGGCGGCGGAGCGGGGTCGCCCGTGCCGCCCCCTCCGCCCGGGGCGCCGGCGGAGCCGATCGACGTCGTACCGGGCTTCGCACCCGCGCCCGTCGTGACCCCGGCCGAGCTCGCCGCAGCCTTCCCCGCATCCGACGCCCCCGCCGATGCGGAGCACGACGACGCGGAGCACACCCGGCTGTCGCAGCCGCCGGTGTCGGCGCGCGCCGCGGGGGTGACGGCCTTCCGGCTCGACAGCGGCGCCGTGGTGCCGGTCACCCGGCACGGCGTGCTCGGGCGCGACCCGGTGTCGCCGTCGAACGACCCCCGCGACATCCTCATCGCCCTCACCGGCGACACCCTCTCGGTGTCGAAGACGCACCTCGAGTTCGACGTCGAGCCCGGCGGGGTGTGGGTGAGCGATCGCGGCTCCACAAACGGTTCGGCGATCGTGCGCGCCGACGGTGCCGAGCTGCAGCTCGAACCCGGCGAGCGCATCACGCTCGAGAACGGCGACCGGGTGCGGGTGGGCACGCGGTACTTCACGGTGGAGGGGGCGCTGTGACGGGGTTGGGGTCCGGCGCGGGCCACACGGGCGCCGCGGCCGGCAGGCGACCCCGTGCGGGCGCGGGCGACGTGCGCGCGGGGGCGGGCACGGGCGGCGGGGTGCGACGCGACGAGCTGCGGCTGGGCGTGGGCAGCTCGACGCACACGGGGCTGAGGCGACGGGGCAATGAAGACTCGCTGCTGGCCTCCGACCCGGTGTTCCTGGTGGCCGACGGCATGGGCGGGCACGAGGCCGGCGAGGTGGCGAGCGCGCTCGCCGTCGAGGCGTTCGCGGCGCTCACGGGGGCGGGGTCGCTCGAGCCCGCCGACATCCGTGACGCCTTCGACCGCGCCAGGGCCGCCATCGGCAGGCTCGCCCACAGCGGCAGCCGCCGCGCCGGCACCACGGTGTCGGGCGTGGCCGTCGCCGAGAACGACGGGCAGGCGTACTGGCTGGTGTTCAACCTCGGCGACTCCCGCACCTACCGCTTCAGCGACGGATCGCTCGAGCAGATCAGCGTCGACCATTCCGTCGTGCAGGAGCTCATGGACGACGGAGAGCTCGACCGCGCCGCCGCCGCGAACCACCCAGGGCGCAATGTGATCACCCGCGCCCTCGGTGGCGGCGGGCTGTCGGAGGCCGACTACTGGCTGGTGCCGATGGAACCGGGCGACCGGATGCTGGTGTGCAGCGACGGGGTCTCGAGCGAACTCGACGACGAGGTCATCGCCCGCGTGCTGCGCGAGGAGCCCGTCGCCCAGGAGGCCGCGGTGCGCCTGGTGCACGAGGGTCTGCTGCACGGCGGGCGCGACAACCTGACCGCCGTCGTCGTCGATGCGTGGAGCACGAACGACTCCGGCCGGCCCTTCGACGGGGACGATGAGGGACCGCGCGGCTCCTCGCACGACGAGGACACCATCCCGCGCGGCCGCGCCGGGGCCTTCGGGAGGAACTGAGATGACCGCATTCCACTACACCCCGGGCACCTGGCACGCCATCGTGGCCCCCGCCGGCGTCGCGGTGCTGCCCGCCGGCGTGAGCGCCGAGATGCTCGAGCGTCTCTGGGTCTCACTGTCGGAGGGGCTCGGCCTCGGCGCCGTGCTCGAGTCGCTCACCGGAGCCTTCGGCACGAGCCTGCGAGCCATCCCCCCGTTCGCTGTCGCGACCGTCGACGGATCCGAGGTGCGCCTCGCCGTGCGCGGCGAGCTCGCGATCGACGTGGTCGAGGCCGGTGCCGTCGAGGGCTACTCCGTCTCGGGCGCCGACGTCACCACCTGGAGCGAGCGCGTCGTGCCCGCCGCCGAGCGGCTCGTCGTGCGGTCGGCCACGGGCGGCAGCGCCTCCGGCGGTGCCGACACGGATGCTCGGCTGCGCATCGCCAGCGGAGTGGTGCTGAGCTCGTCGGTCGAGGTCGACCTGGCCGCACCGACCATCGAGGTGCCCGCCCCCGCCGCGAGCGTGGTCGACGCCGGATCATCCGCACCGGTGGAGGCTGAGCCCGCGAGCACGCCGGGCACCCAGACCGCTGCCACCGGAACTGCAGAATCCGCGGCATCCGCACCGGCCGCCGCCACGGGACCGGCTGAGCCTCAGGCGCCCGCACCGACGGAGATCCCTGAGACGACGCTGCTGCCGGAGGAGGTGCCCGCCGAGGAGCCGATAGAGGAGCCTGCCGAGGCGTCGACCGGAGGGTCCGAGATCGCCGACCCCCCGCCCACCGCGTCCGGCGCTTCTTCCGCTTCCACCGAGACCGGCGGTTCCACCGCGCCCACCGATGACGCGGAGCGCACCATCGCGGCTCCCGCCACGGCCGCCCTCGACGACGAGCTGGAGAGCACGCGGAGCGAGCTCCCCGACGACGCCTACGACCACCTCTGGGGCGCGACCGTCGTGAAGTCGGTCGAGCAGGCCGCCGTGCGCGAGCTCGACGACGACGAGTCCGACGACGCCCCGAGCGACTCGGCCTCCCCCGGCGGCCCGGCCGCAGCCGCGAGCTCTGCGCCGGCCTCCGCCGCCCCGGCCCCCACGCCGGCGCAGACCTCCGAGAGCGCGCGCCCCACCCCCGACTCCTTCGCCCCACCCACCACCGCGAACCCCACCACCGCGGCACCGGTCACCCCGACCGCCGGCGGGCTCATCTCCGGCATCCCCGATTTCGGGAACGTGGGTGCCGCATCCGGGAGCGCGGGTTTCGACGCCCACACCGTCCCACCCGCCGCGCCCGCACCCTCGGCGCCGACGGCGGCGCCCGCCGCACCCGCTCACCCCTCGGGCATCGACGACGACCACGACGGCCTCACCGTCACCGTCTCCGAACTCGAGGCCATGCGCCGCCTCGACGCGGCCAACTCTTCCGAGGCACCGCAGCCCGCCACCGGCGCCCTCGGCCGGGTCGTGCTCTCCACCGGCGAGACGCACGCGCTCGACCGCGGCATCATCATCGGGCGCCGGCCGCGCGCGAACCGCGTGCAGGCCGACCAGGTGCCCGTGCTCGTCACCGTGCCGAGCCCCGAGCAGGACATCTCGCGCAATCACCTCGAGATCCGCCTCGAGGGCAGGCACGTGCTCGTGGTCGACCTCGACACCACCAACGGCTCCGTGCTGCACCGCACCGGCACCCCGCCGCTGCGGCTC contains the following coding sequences:
- a CDS encoding transglutaminaseTgpA domain-containing protein, which produces MTKPESSRRAARAAGTAADAPGAPAGSAAARAGTPLLPPRPNPGRPTWAIALDCAVVAAVLLVSVLSFGPAYGGVGYLVAGLGGIVLGIVIGLAGWRMRWNLVIVAAVTIVVYLVFGGPLAAPTTTVLGIIPTLDTFRTLVLGVVFSWKDVLTLVTPLGGFESVLIVPFLTSLLAAVLATSFALRLKRSAWALLPMVALFITAIAFGTREGAFPVAQGLAFVGIALAWAAWRRQEARAEASSATTLAGSASVADPQTAAKLRRTRLATAAGLVVAALGLGFATGGLLVPAAAREVLRDQIEPPLDLHDYASPLVGFRSYVRDKVDDSLFTVKGLPDGARIRLATLDTYDGTVYNVAGDGSTGSGSFVRVSPDIANDVEGDPATLEVGITGLTGVWLPDTGYLDGLTFDGERATQLEGALHYNRATGVALDTAGIGEGDSYTIDTVLPPSFNDEQLSSRKVSDIGMPKASGVPDVVSSLASEYAGDAETPIQQVRNIANGLSQDGFFSHGLEGEAVSRAGHGAERIASLLDAEQMVGDDEQYAVAMALMVRSLGMPARVVMGFYPDQYEGADAVQDFTGDELHAWVEVPFDGAGWITFDPTPPEDQIPLEEAPKPKSDPKAQVLQPPPPPQEPAELPPDIRTEDTAQEEVQEEGFDFLPVLLVGGGVLGLLIIVFGPLLVIVLVKLARRRRRRQAPRPADRVSGGWDEIVDRAGDLGTRVPAGATRRDNALVLAGAYPSVPVVEVARRADGSVFGPGDPTPDEIEQYWTEVDLVVRNMAKSASWWKRFAARWSLGSFFHRGRRGSSERRGAKTARDAGTAGSSDSTTRGDR
- a CDS encoding FHA domain-containing protein, which translates into the protein MTAFHYTPGTWHAIVAPAGVAVLPAGVSAEMLERLWVSLSEGLGLGAVLESLTGAFGTSLRAIPPFAVATVDGSEVRLAVRGELAIDVVEAGAVEGYSVSGADVTTWSERVVPAAERLVVRSATGGSASGGADTDARLRIASGVVLSSSVEVDLAAPTIEVPAPAASVVDAGSSAPVEAEPASTPGTQTAATGTAESAASAPAAATGPAEPQAPAPTEIPETTLLPEEVPAEEPIEEPAEASTGGSEIADPPPTASGASSASTETGGSTAPTDDAERTIAAPATAALDDELESTRSELPDDAYDHLWGATVVKSVEQAAVRELDDDESDDAPSDSASPGGPAAAASSAPASAAPAPTPAQTSESARPTPDSFAPPTTANPTTAAPVTPTAGGLISGIPDFGNVGAASGSAGFDAHTVPPAAPAPSAPTAAPAAPAHPSGIDDDHDGLTVTVSELEAMRRLDAANSSEAPQPATGALGRVVLSTGETHALDRGIIIGRRPRANRVQADQVPVLVTVPSPEQDISRNHLEIRLEGRHVLVVDLDTTNGSVLHRTGTPPLRLGPNEPVLVLDGDLVDLGDGVTVSFEEIP
- a CDS encoding AAA family ATPase encodes the protein MTMTPEQATWFAGTFDKLVQNVGIAVLGKEHVVRLTLMAMITEGHVLLEDAPGTGKTSLAKAIAATVQGSHQRIQFTPDLLPSDVTGVTIYDQETHKFDFHKGPIFASIVLADEINRASPKTQSALLEVMEESRVSVDGVTHEVGRPFLVIATQNPIEQAGTYRLPEAQLDRFLIKTSIGYPDLASAEQILAGSSDRNPSARLAPVITTSAVADMADLAATVHVDPAILRYTAQLAEETRLAPESRLGVSVRGAMALIRAAKVWAATQGRHYVLPDDIRELAGPVWTHRFVLDAEAEFQGATAADVLTRVLADVAAPQSRQPAA
- a CDS encoding PP2C family serine/threonine-protein phosphatase, whose product is MTGLGSGAGHTGAAAGRRPRAGAGDVRAGAGTGGGVRRDELRLGVGSSTHTGLRRRGNEDSLLASDPVFLVADGMGGHEAGEVASALAVEAFAALTGAGSLEPADIRDAFDRARAAIGRLAHSGSRRAGTTVSGVAVAENDGQAYWLVFNLGDSRTYRFSDGSLEQISVDHSVVQELMDDGELDRAAAANHPGRNVITRALGGGGLSEADYWLVPMEPGDRMLVCSDGVSSELDDEVIARVLREEPVAQEAAVRLVHEGLLHGGRDNLTAVVVDAWSTNDSGRPFDGDDEGPRGSSHDEDTIPRGRAGAFGRN
- a CDS encoding RDD family protein; amino-acid sequence: MTDASFPCAQCGSAVPRSAQFCLVCGTPVSSRSQTSALGAQSLAGAPATVGADGRPIDGWQPTPAAPPIRRGDLFPANYGRRVVAFLLDGAVGLAFWLLVTMPLIALGVIEVQTDETRIGVSGLSAVLLIVPALVYPLAKLLMQSFLGFSVGKLALGLRIVNVGSLGRPGLGWMLLRDVFVAAASLVFFIGQYVVYLSPLWDSEKIGRGWHDRLARTWVIDVKAGPNPLKAAPGQLVLDASPRAAELQPEPAGFGGGRAFTPGNASSQAAQDAGYGRGGQDAAPAPGTPVAEPSGVPVAPPPPAPPAPGPVPQYAAPGYTPGGGAGSPVPPPPPGAPAEPIDVVPGFAPAPVVTPAELAAAFPASDAPADAEHDDAEHTRLSQPPVSARAAGVTAFRLDSGAVVPVTRHGVLGRDPVSPSNDPRDILIALTGDTLSVSKTHLEFDVEPGGVWVSDRGSTNGSAIVRADGAELQLEPGERITLENGDRVRVGTRYFTVEGAL
- a CDS encoding DUF58 domain-containing protein; translation: MNRVREATGRAFGWLRGTGWSAVSGCLGTAWRPVWRVAGPVLSTVSGFGWGVLVCTVAALVAGAVLGWRELLVVGFVLLAALLIAVGFALGRSAYAVTLDLALNRVVVGEKAVGRIAVTNTSQRSLLPARIELPVGSSFASFHLPRLAPGAEHDDLFGIPTHRRAVIIVGPVRSVRGDPLGLLRREIRWTDPRELFVHPKTISLGGSSSGFLRDLEGIESRVLSENDVSFHALREYVPGDDRRYIHWKTSARTGKLMVRQFEETRRSHLAVALSTNRSDYVDDDEFELAVSICGSLGVQALIEERDLTVLTQKDTLHTETGRRLLDDLSGVQQSDRRESIVQLAKTTGTAVPNASVAFLLFGGQVTPSQLQAASVHIPLGVRVIAVAARPGSAMSLRQIGDTTLLSVGELTDFPLALRRANS